The proteins below are encoded in one region of Elgaria multicarinata webbii isolate HBS135686 ecotype San Diego chromosome 8, rElgMul1.1.pri, whole genome shotgun sequence:
- the FOXI2 gene encoding forkhead box protein I2 encodes MNALEGQQPPGAHELLDVAAVYCDNLSLFQAPAAHRAPAHAAGFGLGDPGGGGGSSPYLWLNGSAVPPNPYLAAGPSGAAGPFLPAAYGAGARQLLAAPSAGPELSWLSLAAGQQQDFFKLVRPPYSYSALIAMAIESAPDKKLTLSQIYQYVAGNFPFYKKSKAGWQNSIRHNLSLNDCFKKVPRNEDDPGKGNYWTLDPNCEKMFDNGNFRRKRKRRSDPVHGPGGPHKAEDKSNSGVVQRALEPRSLGSGELRCSPSTMNDCKPPSLNSGRCFSTFISTMNAVAHSRNGFPRQISGGPGSEFTPGRQSGHSLSSCSASNSNPPAGFELSSPSHSRMNYYAGAGGQSSWLSTPVLNTFSMNNLIYSREGTEV; translated from the exons ATGAACGCGCTGGAGGGGCAGCAGCCCCCCGGCGCGCACGAGCTGCTGGACGTGGCGGCCGTCTACTGCGACaacctgagcctcttccaggcgCCTGCGGCGCACAGAGCCCCGGCTCACGCCGCGGGCTTCGGCCTGGGGGacccgggcggcggcggcggtagcAGCCCGTACCTGTGGCTCAACGGCTCGGCCGTGCCGCCCAACCCCTACCTGGCGGCCGGGCCCAGCGGAGCAGCCGGGCCCTTCCTGCCTGCGGCGTACGGGGCGGGCGCCCGGCAGCTGCTGGCCGCCCCCTCGGCGGGGCCCGAGCTGAGCTGGCTCTCGCTGGCCGCCGGGCAGCAGCAGGACTTCTTCAAGCTGGTGCGCCCGCCCTACTCGTACTCGGCGCTCATCGCCATGGCCATCGAGAGCGCGCCCGACAAGAAGCTCACCTTGAGCCAGATCTACCAGTACGTGGCCGGCAACTTCCCCTTCTACAAGAAGAGCAAAGCCGGCTGGCAGAACTCCATCCGCCACAACCTCTCCCTCAACGATTGCTTCAAGAAGGTGCCCCGCAATGAGGACGATCCAG GTAAAGGCAATTACTGGACGCTGGATCCAAACTGTGAGAAGATGTTTGATAATGGCAACTTccggaggaagaggaaaaggcgaTCTGACCCAGTTCACGGGCCCGGAGGCCCTCACAAAGCAGAGGACAAAAGCAACAGTGGTGTTGTGCAACGAGCCCTGGAACCCCGCAGCTTGGGCTCTGGTGAACTGCGCTGCTCTCCAAGTACCATGAATGACTGCAAGCCCCCCAGCCTGAACTCTGGCCGTTGTTTCTCCACCTTCATCTCCACCATGAATGCCGTGGCCCATAGCCGAAATGGCTTTCCCAGGCAGATTTCTGGTGGGCCGGGCTCTGAATTCACACCAGGGAGGCAGAGTGGGCACAGCTTGAGCTCTTGCTCTGCTTCCAACAGCAACCCACCTGCAGGATTTGAACTCAGTTCTCCGTCCCACTCCAGAATGAATTACTATGCAGGTGCTGGTGGACAGTCCAGCTGGCTTAGCACTCCTGTCCTGAACACCTTCAGCATGAACAATCTGATTTATAGCAGGGAAGGGACAGAAGTTTAA